The Hypanus sabinus isolate sHypSab1 unplaced genomic scaffold, sHypSab1.hap1 scaffold_2954, whole genome shotgun sequence genome window below encodes:
- the LOC132388311 gene encoding protein ELFN1-like has protein sequence MALHSLGLWICLASLMNAVGVSGDCWLIEGEKGFVWLAICSQNQPPYESIPQHINSTIVDLRLNENKIRSVQYSSLNRFGNLTELNLTKNEISYIEDGAFSAQYNLRVLQLGFNKLRNITEGILRGLGRLEYLYLQANLIEVVSPNSFWECPNVMNIDLSMNRLQSLESSTFLGLSKLSTCELYGNPFDCSCQLLGFLKWLVQFNNTTRNYDRMQCESPTLYSGQALLSQSQTQSAYSLLVSSCGDIYTLDPKFIPTRAPPSTTTSESPCGGEDCPSGDDATPMIAFHSPTHETQAPVIRVEKVTYTSATLMIQIPRPFSKMYILVQYNNSFYADIKKLQTEHEVIKLDRLQPHTAYTYCVASIRNALRYNQTCVTFFTGSDRTRGTIPPSSTATHYIMTILGCLFGMVIVLGFVYYCLRKKRQQEERHKKAGGMAKAIIELKYGAEMEASTITQLAQKPMSPRDVAPRAPFMPSPGDPESHKPQELSDTPKTTKGNYIEVRTGEPASNGGGQARSSAAEISTITKEVDKVNQIINNCIDALKSETSSFQGGKAGAVVPTEPQVLMMTEQMQSKAGLLSPASKESYHPIQRHSSVEVVPKRPSSSSSGSTRSPRSFRSEASAPSHSCRSEAHYIEKASPEMSNSPGALPRAQPRSEHRHSYPGRRQCEQQAPEGASSRSKTFILEPLGRSRRDVAYSQLSPQYHNLSYTSSPEYSSKPTLGIWERFRLHKKRHKEGQEEYIAAGHALRKKVQFAKDEDLHDILDYWKGVSNQYKS, from the coding sequence ATGGCTCTACACAGCCTTGGTCTCTGGATCTGCCTTGCCTCGTTGATGAATGCTGTTGGTGTTTCTGGTGACTGCTGGCTCATTGAAGGAGAAAAAGGATTTGTCTGGTTAGCAATCTGCAGCCAGAACCAACCTCCTTACGAATCTATTCCTCAGCACATCAACAGCACCATTGTCGACCTCCGCCTGAACGAGAACAAGATCAGAAGCGTCCAGTACTCCTCGCTCAATAGGTTTGGCAACCTGACCGAACTCAATTTGACCAAAAATGAGATTTCCTACATTGAGGATGGAGCCTTTTCTGCACAGTACAACCTGCGCGTCCTACAGCTGGGGTTCAACAAGCTCAGGAACATCACCGAGGGGATCCTGCGGGGTCTCGGCAGGCTGGAGTACCTGTATCTCCAGGCCAACCTCATAGAGGTGGTGAGTCCTAATTCCTTCTGGGAGTGCCCAAACGTGATGAACATCGACTTGTCCATGAATCGGCTGCAGTCACTGGAAAGTTCCACCTTCCTGGGACTTAGCAAACTCTCGACTTGCGAACTCTACGGCAACCCGTTCGACTGTTCCTGCCAACTGCTGGGCTTCCTCAAGTGGCTGGTGCAGTTCAACAACACCACTAGGAACTATGACCGCATGCAATGTGAGTCCCCAACCCTTTATTCTGGCCAAGCCTTGCTGAGCCAGAGCCAGACCCAGAGTGCCTACAGTTTGCTAGTCTCGTCCTGCGGCGACATCTACACCCTAGACCCCAAGTTCATACCAACACGGGCTCCCCCCAGCACCACCACTTCTGAGAGCCCCTGTGGAGGCGAGGATTGCCCCTCAGGTGATGATGCCACTCCAATGATAGCTTTCCACTCCCCAACCCATGAGACACAAGCGCCGGTGATCAGGGTGGAAAAGGTCACCTATACCTCTGCCACCTTGATGATCCAGATACCCCGGCCCTTCAGCAAGATGTACATCTTGGTGCAGTACAATAACAGCTTCTATGCAGACATCAAAAAGTTACAGACAGAGCATGAAGTTATTAAGTTGGACCGACTGCAGCCCCACACCGCCTACACCTATTGTGTGGCATCCATTCGCAATGCCTTAAGGTATAACCAAACTTGTGTCACCTTCTTTACTGGAAGCGATAGGACAAGGGGTACTATTCCCCCATCATCGACCGCCACCCACTACATCATGACCATTCTTGGTTGCCTCTTTGGCATGGTTATAGTGCTGGGGTTTGTGTACTATTGCCTACGCAAGAAGAGGCAACAGGAGGAGAGGCACAAGAAGGCAGGCGGGATGGCAAAGGCCATCATTGAGCTGAAGTATGGAGCTGAGATGGAAGCCAGCACCATCACCCAGTTGGCACAAAAGCCCATGTCGCCCCGTGACGTTGCTCCCAGGGCACCTTTTATGCCCTCACCGGGAGACCCAGAGTCCCACAAGCCGCAGGAGCTGAGTGACACACCCAAGACTACCAAGGGGAACTACATCGAGGTGAGGACAGGGGAGCCCGCAAGCAACGGGGGTGGCCAGGCACGTAGTTCAGCGGCAGAGATCTCAACCATCACCAAAGAAGTGGACAAGGTCAACCAGATCATTAACAACTGTATTGACGCCCTGAAGTCAGAGACCAGCTCTTTCCAAGGGGGCAAAGCAGGAGCAGTGGTTCCTACGGAGCCTCAGGTGTTGATGATGACAGAGCAAATGCAGAGCAAGGCCGGGCTCTTGTCACCTGCTTCCAAAGAGAGCTACCACCCAATACAAAGACACAGCAGTGTGGAGGTTGTTCCCAAACGCCCCAGTAGTTCCTCCAGCGGTTCCACACGAAGTCCCAGGTCGTTCCGCTCTGAGGCATCGGCACCAAGTCATTCCTGCAGATCTGAAGCACATTACATAGAGAAAGCATCCCCCGAGATGTCCAACAGTCCGGGAGCCCTTCCCAGGGCACAGCCGCGCAGCGAGCACCGGCACTCATACCCGGGACGGCGGCAGTGTGAGCAGCAAGCTCCCGAGGGAGCGAGCAGCCGCAGTAAGACCTTCATCTTGGAGCCCCTTGGCCGCAGCCGCAGGGACGTGGCTTACTCCCAGCTGTCGCCTCAGTACCACAACCTCAGCTACACCTCCAGCCCCGAGTACAGCAGCAAGCCAACCCTGGGCATCTGGGAGCGGTTCAGATTGCACAAGAAGAGGCACAAAGAGGGGCAGGAGGAGTACATCGCAGCGGGCCATGCCCTGAGGAAGAAGGTGCAGTTCGCCAAGGATGAAGACTTGCACGATATCCTCGATTACTGGAAAGGCGTCTCAAACCAGTACAAATCTTGA